From Erwinia sp. HDF1-3R, one genomic window encodes:
- the metF gene encoding methylenetetrahydrofolate reductase → MSFFHANQREALNQSLAEINGKINVSFEFFPPRTSEMEETLWSSIDRLSSLKPKFVSVTYGANSGERDRTHSIIKGIKDRTGLEAAPHLTCVDASRADLRAIAEDYWNNGIRHIVALRGDLPPGGGKPEMYGADLVGLLREVGDFDISVAAYPEVHPEAKSAQADLINLKRKIEAGANSAITQFFFDVESYLRFRDRCAAAGIDVEIVPGILPVSNFKQLQRFAAMTNVRVPGWMTRMFEGLDDDPETRKMVGANVAMDMVKILSHEGVKDFHFYTLNRAEMSYAICHTLGVRPALAAV, encoded by the coding sequence ATGAGCTTTTTCCACGCCAATCAGCGCGAGGCGCTGAACCAGAGTCTGGCCGAGATAAACGGGAAAATTAACGTCTCTTTTGAGTTTTTCCCGCCGCGCACCAGTGAAATGGAAGAGACGTTGTGGAGCTCAATCGATCGCCTGAGCAGCCTGAAACCTAAGTTTGTGTCCGTGACCTACGGCGCAAACTCCGGTGAACGTGACCGTACCCATAGCATTATCAAAGGGATTAAGGACCGCACCGGGCTGGAGGCCGCGCCGCATCTCACCTGCGTTGATGCAAGCCGTGCCGACCTGCGCGCCATCGCCGAGGATTACTGGAATAACGGCATTCGTCATATCGTCGCTCTGCGCGGCGACCTTCCGCCCGGCGGCGGCAAGCCGGAAATGTACGGCGCCGATCTGGTCGGGCTCCTCAGGGAGGTGGGGGATTTCGATATTTCTGTTGCGGCCTATCCGGAGGTGCACCCGGAAGCGAAAAGCGCGCAGGCGGATCTGATTAACCTGAAGCGCAAAATAGAGGCCGGTGCGAATAGTGCCATCACGCAGTTTTTCTTTGATGTGGAAAGCTATCTGCGCTTTCGCGATCGCTGCGCCGCAGCCGGTATAGACGTGGAGATTGTGCCGGGCATCCTGCCGGTCTCGAACTTTAAGCAGCTACAGCGTTTTGCGGCCATGACCAACGTGCGCGTGCCGGGCTGGATGACCCGCATGTTTGAAGGGCTGGATGACGATCCCGAAACGCGCAAAATGGTCGGTGCCAACGTGGCTATGGATATGGTTAAAATCCTCAGCCACGAAGGGGTGAAAGACTTCCATTTCTACACGCTGAATCGTGCGGAAATGAGCTACGCCATCTGCCATACGCTCGGGGTTCGCCCGGCGCTGGCAGCGGTCTGA
- the metB gene encoding cystathionine gamma-synthase, translated as MTRKQATIAVRSGLNDDEQYGCVVPPIHLSSTYNFTDFNQPRAHDYSRRGNPTRDVVQRALAELEGGAGAVMTNTGMSAIFLVCTVFLKPGDLLIAPHDCYGGSYRLFDSLSKRGAWRVKFVDQNDEVALEAALAEKPKLVLIESPSNPLLRVVDIAAIAKAAREAGAVSVVDNTFLSPALQNPLALGADLVLHSCTKYLNGHSDVVAGVVIAKDPALVTELAWWANNIGVTGAAFDSYLLLRGLRTLAPRMAAAQRNAQAIIDYLKQQPLVKKLYHPSLPENAGHQIAVKQQKGFGAMLSFELDGDENTLRTFLKALELFTLAESLGGVESLISHTATMTHAGMSAEARAAAGISETLLRVSVGIEDHEDLIADLDNAFQIAAKR; from the coding sequence ATGACGCGTAAACAGGCAACCATCGCAGTGCGTAGCGGTTTGAATGATGATGAGCAATATGGCTGCGTTGTCCCCCCCATCCATCTTTCCAGCACCTATAACTTTACGGATTTCAATCAGCCAAGAGCCCACGACTATTCGCGTCGCGGTAATCCCACGCGGGACGTGGTTCAGCGTGCGCTGGCCGAACTGGAGGGTGGAGCCGGGGCGGTGATGACTAACACCGGCATGTCTGCCATTTTTCTGGTTTGTACCGTTTTCCTGAAACCCGGCGACCTGCTGATTGCCCCCCACGACTGTTACGGCGGCAGCTACAGGCTTTTTGACAGCCTGAGTAAGCGTGGTGCCTGGCGCGTGAAGTTTGTCGATCAGAACGACGAGGTGGCGCTAGAGGCTGCTCTGGCAGAGAAACCTAAGCTGGTACTGATAGAAAGCCCCAGCAACCCGCTGCTGCGCGTGGTCGATATCGCCGCTATTGCAAAAGCGGCGCGTGAGGCGGGTGCCGTCAGCGTGGTTGATAACACCTTCCTCAGCCCCGCACTGCAAAACCCGCTGGCGCTGGGCGCCGATCTGGTCCTTCACTCGTGTACCAAATATTTAAACGGCCACTCCGATGTTGTCGCGGGCGTGGTGATTGCCAAAGATCCGGCCCTGGTGACTGAACTGGCCTGGTGGGCCAACAATATTGGCGTCACCGGCGCGGCTTTTGACAGCTATCTGCTGCTGCGTGGGTTACGCACGCTGGCACCGCGCATGGCGGCGGCGCAGCGTAATGCGCAGGCCATCATTGACTATCTGAAACAACAACCGCTGGTTAAAAAGTTGTATCATCCATCACTGCCGGAAAACGCAGGCCATCAGATTGCGGTAAAACAGCAAAAAGGCTTTGGCGCTATGTTAAGTTTTGAGCTGGATGGCGACGAGAATACCCTGCGTACTTTCCTTAAAGCGCTAGAACTCTTTACCCTGGCAGAGTCGCTGGGCGGCGTGGAAAGCCTTATTTCCCACACCGCTACCATGACCCATGCAGGAATGTCCGCTGAGGCTCGTGCGGCAGCAGGTATTTCTGAGACGCTACTCCGCGTGTCAGTCGGTATTGAAGACCACGAAGATTTAATCGCCGATTTGGATAATGCCTTCCAGATAGCGGCCAAGAGGTAA
- a CDS encoding filamentous hemagglutinin N-terminal domain-containing protein, whose translation MKNYKFKTIFLATSLALFAQSVCADPASYVHTSGATVVDINNADSNGLSHNMWKDFNVSNKGMILNNSMVDLVREKGNIAKNGNLTSSAKVILNEVISKKSSALNGFIEVGGLKADVIISNPNGIICSGCSFINTNRTTLTTGIPVMDREGALSSFKVTKGNITINKSMTADYTTLLADSLKINGKIKSNSVLAMAGNYIYSSANGNLEVMTKAASTGIDVSALGGITAGTIFLASTNTGAGVNNKGTLNAQALQINSNGKITNAGTIESASVAIFNSSGDFTNDAQGKIISHGDIAVASRTDITNQGSISSQSGTIDMKAGSSSSDNSLSGLISNLFTSSGNITNSGTLKSGKNIQLSSTKNVKLKKGTLDAGNLVYIASDKVNNATAIKGTQINVISNAFENTGTMQASAKMGIIGQNSIANYGTLKADTLALSTSGSLVNNKCSLIPFTGKGTLAATNLIIRAPKLTSINQIGGNIPSANISFNAPATTARK comes from the coding sequence ATGAAAAACTATAAATTTAAAACGATTTTTCTGGCCACCTCTCTCGCTCTCTTCGCACAATCAGTATGCGCAGACCCGGCCAGTTACGTACACACCAGCGGGGCTACCGTTGTGGACATCAACAATGCTGACAGCAATGGGCTTTCTCACAATATGTGGAAAGATTTCAATGTGAGCAATAAAGGCATGATTCTGAATAATAGTATGGTCGATCTGGTTCGGGAAAAGGGTAACATTGCTAAAAATGGTAACCTTACCTCATCAGCCAAAGTGATACTGAACGAAGTCATTTCAAAGAAATCGAGTGCCCTGAACGGATTTATTGAAGTGGGTGGTCTTAAAGCAGATGTGATTATTTCCAACCCTAACGGTATTATCTGCTCAGGCTGTAGCTTTATCAACACTAACCGCACCACGCTTACTACAGGCATCCCGGTGATGGACAGGGAGGGTGCATTATCCAGTTTTAAAGTCACCAAAGGTAATATCACCATTAACAAATCCATGACTGCAGATTATACGACATTACTCGCTGACTCGTTGAAAATTAATGGTAAAATAAAATCCAACTCCGTCCTCGCTATGGCAGGGAATTACATCTATAGTTCCGCCAACGGAAATCTGGAAGTCATGACTAAAGCGGCCTCAACAGGCATAGATGTAAGTGCGCTGGGCGGGATTACCGCAGGAACGATCTTCCTGGCCTCTACCAATACGGGCGCAGGCGTTAACAATAAGGGAACGTTGAATGCACAGGCACTCCAAATCAACAGCAATGGTAAAATTACCAACGCTGGCACAATAGAATCGGCTTCCGTCGCTATATTCAACAGCTCAGGCGATTTCACTAATGATGCACAAGGTAAGATAATTAGTCATGGGGATATAGCAGTAGCCTCAAGGACCGATATTACTAATCAGGGTTCCATAAGTTCGCAGTCTGGGACCATTGATATGAAAGCAGGTTCTTCATCGAGTGACAACTCACTGAGCGGGCTCATATCTAACCTCTTCACCTCATCTGGCAATATTACTAACAGCGGTACACTAAAAAGCGGGAAAAATATTCAGCTCTCGTCTACAAAGAATGTGAAGCTGAAAAAGGGAACGCTTGATGCGGGTAACCTTGTGTATATTGCGAGTGATAAAGTTAATAATGCGACCGCTATTAAGGGGACGCAAATAAATGTTATTTCAAACGCTTTTGAAAATACAGGCACAATGCAGGCTTCCGCAAAAATGGGCATTATCGGGCAGAACAGTATTGCTAATTATGGAACCCTTAAGGCTGACACGCTGGCGTTGAGCACCAGTGGATCGCTGGTGAATAACAAGTGTTCCCTGATCCCGTTCACCGGAAAAGGTACGCTTGCTGCAACTAATCTGATCATCAGGGCACCGAAGCTCACCAGTATTAATCAAATTGGTGGCAACATTCCTTCAGCAAACATCTCGTTTAATGCCCCGGCGACCACTGCCAGAAAGTAA
- the ppc gene encoding phosphoenolpyruvate carboxylase, with translation MNEQYSAMRSNVSMLGKLLGDTIKDALGENILERVETIRKLSKSSRAGNDAHRQELLSTLQNLSNDELLPVARAFSQFLNLTNVAEQYHTISPQGEGANHPEMLAKVFDRLKQQPDLTDAAIREAIESLSLELVLTAHPTEITRRTLIHKLVEVNSCLKQLDHNDLSDYDRAQIMRRLRQLVAQAWHTDEIRKYRPSPVDEAKWGFAVVENSLWEGVPHFLRELNEQVEASFGVRLPVDFVPVQFTSWMGGDRDGNPNVTADITRHVLLLSRWKATDLFLRDIAVLVSELSMSECSPEVRTLCGNPEALEPYREIMKKLRGQLMSTQEWLERRLKGEEPPRPADLLIANEQLWDPLYTCYQSLQACGMGIIANGQLLDTLRRVKCFGVPLVRIDIRQESTRHTEAIAEITRYLGLGDYESWSEADKQAFLIRELNSKRPLLPRNWAPGDETREVLDTCRVAAEAPKGSIAAYVISMAKTPSDVLAVHLLLKEAGIPFAMPVAPLFETLDDLNNANDVMSQLLSIDWYRGFIQGRQMVMIGYSDSAKDAGVMAASWAQYQAQDALIKTCEKAGIALTLFHGRGGTIGRGGAPAHAALLSQPPGSLKGGLRVTEQGEMIRFKYGLPEVTISSLSLYTGAILEANLMPPPEPEPKWRDIMDQLSADSCSMYRGYVRQNEDFVPYFRQATPEQELGKLPLGSRPAKRRPTGGVESLRAIPWIFAWTQNRLMLPAWLGAGAALQKAMEAGNQDQLEAMCRDWPFFSTRLGMLEMVFSKADLWLAEYYDQRLVTASLWPLGKQLREQLDADIKTILTIANDAHLMADQPWIAESIALRNVYTDPLNVLQAELLHRSRQQEELGQEPDARVEQALMVTIAGVAAGMRNTG, from the coding sequence ATGAACGAACAATATTCCGCAATGCGAAGTAATGTCAGTATGCTCGGCAAACTGCTCGGCGATACCATTAAGGATGCGCTGGGCGAAAACATCCTTGAACGGGTGGAAACTATCCGTAAGCTCTCAAAGTCATCACGTGCGGGCAATGATGCCCACCGCCAGGAGCTGCTTTCCACGCTGCAAAACCTCTCTAATGATGAATTGCTGCCCGTCGCCCGCGCCTTCAGTCAGTTTTTGAATTTAACCAACGTTGCCGAGCAATATCACACCATCTCCCCGCAGGGCGAAGGGGCTAATCACCCGGAGATGCTGGCAAAGGTCTTCGATCGCCTCAAACAGCAGCCCGACCTGACCGATGCCGCCATTCGTGAAGCCATAGAATCCCTGTCGCTGGAGCTGGTGCTTACCGCACATCCAACGGAAATTACCCGCCGCACCCTGATTCATAAGCTGGTGGAGGTCAACAGCTGTCTGAAACAGCTGGATCATAACGATTTATCCGATTATGACCGCGCACAGATTATGCGTCGTCTGCGCCAGCTGGTCGCGCAGGCCTGGCATACCGATGAGATCCGAAAATATCGTCCCTCCCCGGTGGATGAGGCGAAATGGGGCTTCGCGGTGGTCGAGAACAGCCTGTGGGAGGGCGTTCCCCACTTCCTGCGCGAGCTGAACGAACAGGTGGAAGCCTCCTTCGGCGTCAGGCTACCGGTGGACTTCGTTCCGGTGCAGTTTACCTCATGGATGGGCGGCGACCGCGACGGTAACCCTAACGTCACCGCAGATATTACCCGCCACGTGTTGCTACTCAGCCGCTGGAAAGCCACCGACCTGTTCCTGCGCGATATCGCAGTGCTGGTTTCTGAGCTGTCGATGTCCGAGTGCTCGCCGGAGGTCCGTACCCTGTGCGGCAATCCTGAGGCGCTTGAACCCTATCGCGAAATCATGAAAAAGCTGCGCGGCCAGCTGATGAGCACCCAGGAGTGGCTGGAACGGCGTCTGAAGGGTGAAGAGCCGCCGCGCCCTGCCGACCTGCTGATCGCCAACGAGCAGCTATGGGACCCGCTTTATACCTGCTATCAATCGCTCCAGGCATGCGGTATGGGTATTATCGCCAATGGACAGCTGCTGGATACGCTACGCCGCGTGAAATGTTTCGGCGTGCCGCTGGTGCGTATCGATATCCGTCAGGAAAGCACCCGCCACACCGAAGCGATTGCGGAAATCACCCGTTATCTGGGCCTGGGGGATTATGAAAGCTGGTCTGAGGCTGACAAGCAGGCCTTTTTGATCCGCGAGCTCAACTCCAAACGCCCGCTGCTGCCGCGTAACTGGGCGCCTGGCGACGAGACCCGCGAAGTGCTGGATACCTGCCGCGTCGCCGCCGAAGCGCCGAAAGGCTCTATTGCCGCCTACGTGATTTCGATGGCGAAAACGCCGTCTGACGTGCTGGCCGTCCATCTGCTGCTGAAAGAAGCGGGCATCCCGTTTGCAATGCCGGTAGCACCGCTGTTTGAAACGCTCGATGACCTGAATAATGCCAACGACGTGATGAGCCAGCTACTCAGCATCGACTGGTATCGCGGCTTTATTCAGGGCAGGCAGATGGTGATGATCGGTTACTCTGACTCGGCGAAAGATGCCGGTGTCATGGCGGCAAGCTGGGCGCAGTATCAGGCGCAGGATGCGCTGATCAAAACCTGTGAAAAAGCCGGTATTGCCCTGACGCTGTTCCACGGACGCGGCGGCACCATTGGCCGCGGCGGCGCTCCGGCTCACGCTGCGCTGCTCTCCCAGCCCCCTGGCAGCCTGAAAGGCGGCCTGCGCGTAACGGAACAGGGCGAAATGATTCGCTTTAAATACGGCCTGCCGGAAGTCACCATTAGCAGCCTTTCTCTCTATACCGGTGCCATTCTGGAGGCTAACCTGATGCCGCCGCCGGAGCCGGAGCCCAAATGGCGCGATATTATGGACCAGCTCTCCGCCGACTCCTGTTCCATGTATCGGGGCTATGTACGTCAAAATGAGGACTTCGTCCCCTACTTCCGCCAGGCTACCCCTGAGCAGGAACTGGGCAAGCTGCCGCTGGGCTCCCGTCCGGCGAAGCGCCGTCCTACCGGCGGCGTCGAATCACTCCGCGCGATCCCATGGATTTTTGCCTGGACGCAGAACCGCCTGATGCTGCCCGCCTGGCTGGGCGCAGGTGCTGCGTTACAGAAAGCGATGGAGGCCGGTAATCAGGATCAGCTGGAAGCGATGTGCCGCGACTGGCCGTTCTTCTCGACCCGGCTGGGAATGCTGGAGATGGTATTTTCTAAGGCTGACCTGTGGCTGGCGGAGTATTACGATCAGCGTCTGGTCACCGCATCGCTCTGGCCATTGGGTAAACAGCTGCGCGAACAGCTTGATGCCGATATTAAAACCATTCTCACCATTGCCAACGACGCGCACCTGATGGCCGACCAGCCGTGGATTGCTGAGTCGATTGCGCTGCGTAACGTCTATACCGATCCGCTTAATGTGCTACAGGCCGAGCTACTTCATCGTTCACGTCAGCAGGAAGAACTCGGTCAGGAACCGGATGCGCGCGTCGAGCAGGCGCTGATGGTGACCATTGCCGGCGTTGCGGCGGGAATGCGCAATACCGGTTAA
- the metJ gene encoding met regulon transcriptional regulator MetJ, with translation MAEWNGEYISPYAEHGKKSEQVKKITVSIPLKVLKILTDERTRRQVNNLRHATNSELLCEAFLHAFTGQPLPDDVDLRKERSDEIPEDAKAIMREMGVDPDTWEY, from the coding sequence ATGGCTGAATGGAACGGCGAATATATCAGCCCTTACGCTGAACACGGTAAAAAGAGCGAGCAGGTAAAAAAAATAACGGTCTCAATACCGTTAAAAGTTCTGAAAATTCTGACCGATGAACGTACCCGCCGCCAGGTCAACAACTTGCGTCATGCCACTAACAGCGAGTTGCTGTGTGAAGCTTTCTTACATGCTTTCACCGGCCAGCCTTTACCGGATGATGTTGATCTTCGTAAGGAACGCAGTGATGAGATCCCGGAAGACGCGAAAGCGATCATGCGGGAAATGGGCGTTGATCCAGACACCTGGGAATACTAA
- a CDS encoding bifunctional aspartate kinase/homoserine dehydrogenase II: protein MSQSAVAAGTRQLHKFGGSSLADARCYQRVAGIMAEYGSAGDVMVVSAAGSTTNQLISWLKLSHTDRLSAHQVQQALRRYQSELINGLLPPEQAEPLLNNFIHDLEKLAGLLDGKITEAIYAEVVGHGEIWSARLMAAVLNQRDIDADWLDARDFLRAERAAQPQVDEGKSWPLLQQLLAQHPHQRLVITGFISRNDAGETVLLGRNGSDYSATQIGALAGVSRVTIWSDVAGVYSADPRKVKDACLLPLLRLDEASELARLAAPVLHTRTLQPVSASDIDLQLRCSYQPEQGSTRIERVLASGTGARIVTSHDDVCLIEFQIPPQHDFASQYKEIDHLLKRAQLRPLATGIHPDRNLIQLCYTSEVVSSALALLQDAAIPGRLQLREGMALVALVGAGVCRNPLHSHRFWQELKDQPVEFIWQSEEGISLVAVLRVGPTENLIRGLHQSLFRAEKQVGLMLFGKGNIGSRWLELFGREQETLSARTGFEFVLAGVVDSRRSLLNYDGLDARRALAFFEDEAVEQDEESLFLWMRAHPYDDLVVLDVTASEPLAEQYLDFASHGFHVISANKVAGASSSDRYRQIRDAFAKTGRHWLYNATVGAGLPVNHTVRDLRESGDSILSISGIFSGTLSWLFLQYDGTVPFTDLVDQAWQQGLTEPDPRVDLSGQDVRRKLVILAREAGYDIEPDQVRVESLVPKSCEDESVDHFFENGEALNDQMKQRLEAAQELGLVLRYVARFDANGKARVGVEAVRDDHPLASLLPCDNVFAIESRWYRDNPLVIRGPGAGRDVTAGAIQSDINRLAQLL, encoded by the coding sequence ATGAGTCAGTCAGCAGTGGCAGCCGGCACGCGCCAGTTGCACAAATTTGGTGGCAGCAGTCTCGCCGACGCCAGGTGTTATCAGCGAGTGGCCGGGATAATGGCTGAATACGGCTCTGCCGGGGATGTAATGGTGGTATCTGCCGCGGGCAGTACAACCAATCAGCTAATCAGCTGGCTTAAGCTGAGTCATACCGACCGACTTTCTGCTCATCAGGTACAGCAGGCCCTGCGTCGCTATCAGAGTGAGCTGATAAACGGGTTGCTCCCTCCCGAGCAGGCCGAGCCGCTGTTGAACAATTTTATTCACGATCTTGAAAAACTTGCCGGGCTGCTTGACGGAAAAATTACCGAGGCGATTTATGCCGAAGTCGTCGGGCACGGTGAAATCTGGTCTGCCCGTTTGATGGCTGCCGTTCTCAACCAGCGCGATATTGACGCCGACTGGCTGGATGCCCGTGATTTTCTTCGCGCCGAACGCGCGGCTCAGCCGCAGGTTGATGAGGGAAAATCATGGCCGCTATTGCAGCAGCTTCTGGCGCAGCACCCGCATCAAAGGCTGGTGATTACCGGGTTTATCAGTCGCAACGATGCAGGCGAAACCGTACTGCTTGGCCGTAACGGCAGCGACTATTCCGCGACCCAAATCGGCGCACTGGCTGGGGTTTCACGCGTGACCATCTGGAGCGACGTAGCCGGGGTGTACAGTGCTGACCCGCGTAAGGTGAAGGATGCCTGCCTGCTGCCGCTGCTGCGGCTTGATGAAGCCAGTGAACTGGCGCGCCTGGCGGCACCCGTTCTGCATACCCGCACGCTGCAACCCGTTTCCGCCAGCGATATTGACCTTCAATTGCGCTGTAGCTATCAGCCAGAGCAGGGGTCCACGCGGATTGAGCGGGTGCTGGCCTCAGGTACGGGCGCACGTATTGTGACCAGCCATGATGACGTGTGTCTGATTGAGTTCCAGATCCCGCCACAGCATGATTTTGCCTCGCAGTATAAAGAGATCGATCACCTGCTGAAACGCGCGCAGCTTCGTCCCCTGGCAACGGGTATTCATCCCGATCGCAATCTTATACAGCTTTGCTACACGTCTGAAGTGGTGAGCAGCGCCCTGGCACTTTTACAGGATGCCGCGATACCGGGACGCCTGCAGCTGCGTGAGGGGATGGCGCTGGTTGCGCTGGTCGGGGCTGGCGTTTGTCGTAATCCGCTGCACAGCCACCGCTTCTGGCAGGAGCTGAAGGACCAGCCCGTTGAGTTTATCTGGCAGTCGGAAGAGGGGATCAGCCTGGTTGCGGTCTTGCGCGTCGGCCCCACCGAAAATCTGATCCGCGGTCTGCATCAGTCGCTTTTCCGCGCTGAAAAGCAGGTGGGTCTGATGCTGTTTGGCAAGGGTAATATCGGCTCCCGCTGGCTGGAGCTGTTTGGCCGTGAGCAGGAGACGCTGTCGGCCCGCACGGGCTTCGAGTTTGTGCTGGCCGGTGTGGTAGATAGCCGCCGTAGCCTGCTGAATTATGACGGACTGGATGCCCGCCGCGCGCTGGCCTTTTTCGAAGATGAAGCGGTCGAGCAGGATGAGGAGTCGCTGTTTTTGTGGATGCGCGCTCATCCGTATGACGATCTGGTTGTGCTGGACGTCACCGCCAGCGAGCCGCTTGCCGAACAGTATCTGGACTTTGCCAGCCACGGCTTTCACGTTATCAGCGCCAATAAGGTCGCCGGAGCCTCAAGCAGCGACCGCTATCGTCAGATACGCGATGCGTTTGCTAAAACTGGCCGCCACTGGCTGTACAACGCCACGGTCGGCGCGGGCCTGCCCGTTAACCATACCGTGCGCGACCTGCGTGAGAGCGGCGACAGCATTCTCTCCATCAGCGGTATTTTCTCCGGCACGCTCTCATGGCTTTTTCTGCAGTATGACGGTACGGTGCCCTTTACCGATCTGGTCGATCAGGCCTGGCAGCAGGGGCTGACCGAACCCGACCCCCGGGTTGATCTGTCAGGCCAGGACGTCAGGCGCAAGCTGGTTATTCTGGCGCGTGAAGCGGGATATGACATCGAACCCGATCAGGTGCGCGTCGAATCACTGGTGCCAAAAAGCTGTGAGGATGAATCCGTTGACCATTTCTTTGAGAATGGCGAGGCGCTGAACGACCAGATGAAGCAGCGACTTGAAGCTGCCCAGGAACTGGGGCTGGTGCTACGCTATGTGGCGCGCTTTGACGCGAACGGTAAAGCCCGCGTGGGCGTGGAAGCCGTCAGGGACGATCATCCTCTCGCCTCGCTGCTGCCCTGCGATAACGTCTTCGCCATTGAAAGCCGCTGGTATCGCGATAATCCGCTGGTGATCCGTGGTCCGGGTGCAGGACGCGACGTGACCGCCGGTGCGATTCAGTCCGATATCAACAGGCTGGCGCAGCTGCTGTAA
- a CDS encoding ShlB/FhaC/HecB family hemolysin secretion/activation protein, which yields MELMLSLLRYIHLSSLFFIISVGSASADTGIYQQAGIEKQISDKSINPIEQDKARRDAVVPETKSARSEKQNLIREVITFPTEENCFNISVIKLTQDDKRLNIGEVSWITQQAKGKCLGIEGVRLLARTLQNEIIRMGYITTRINLPEQDINEGKLHFEILAGKVGDIKLEKGGANFINLTSTLPFSTGYILSLRELEQGSANLQRVPGSSVKIKLLPGENKGESDLFIQRLQDKYWQIGAWVNDAGSATSGRYQGGATLYLNNITSLSDMLYFSYGRDIDFSHKVEGNNNRSVGYSVPWGFWWLDLYASQSSYQQHVQGDWASWRLNNKNHYLSAQLNYLISQTVSQKYTFGLQIFNMGARYAFNEIELESMNKKNSGWKAILENQYKFNNTAINTRLSYQHKMPWFGSSNTPDRQIDLIDKQGRIVGIDLQSSTNFILQGHYFNYSPHFNLQLTPDRLSTLDRFAIGNRWTVRGFDGELNLQQNQGWYWRNDLSWIIPGRAFQPYAGLDIGQGIGGGERANYSGKMLAGGVVGLRGWLWNTGFDLFAGVPLARPDGFHTDSLMLGFSLQWRY from the coding sequence ATGGAACTTATGCTTTCTCTTCTACGTTATATTCATCTTTCATCCCTCTTTTTTATAATATCAGTGGGATCTGCGTCAGCAGATACTGGAATTTATCAGCAAGCAGGCATTGAAAAACAAATCAGTGATAAATCGATCAACCCAATAGAACAGGATAAAGCCAGGAGAGATGCCGTTGTACCTGAAACAAAATCGGCCCGTTCGGAAAAACAGAACCTCATCAGGGAGGTGATTACGTTCCCGACAGAGGAAAACTGTTTTAATATCAGTGTAATAAAGCTTACACAGGACGATAAAAGACTTAACATTGGCGAAGTTTCGTGGATAACACAGCAGGCCAAAGGGAAATGTCTCGGCATTGAGGGCGTTCGATTATTAGCGCGAACGCTGCAAAATGAAATCATTCGTATGGGGTATATCACTACCCGTATTAACCTTCCAGAACAGGACATTAATGAAGGAAAACTTCACTTCGAGATCCTCGCAGGAAAAGTGGGTGATATAAAGCTGGAAAAGGGAGGGGCGAACTTTATTAATCTCACAAGCACCCTGCCTTTTAGCACAGGATACATCCTCAGCCTGAGAGAACTGGAGCAGGGAAGCGCAAACCTACAGCGCGTCCCGGGTTCATCTGTAAAAATCAAACTGCTGCCTGGCGAGAATAAAGGCGAGAGCGATCTCTTTATTCAGCGGCTACAGGACAAATACTGGCAGATCGGCGCATGGGTGAATGATGCCGGCAGCGCAACCAGCGGCCGCTATCAGGGAGGGGCGACGCTCTACCTGAACAATATTACGTCATTAAGCGACATGCTCTATTTCTCTTATGGCCGCGATATTGATTTTAGTCATAAGGTTGAGGGGAATAATAATCGTTCGGTAGGCTATTCGGTGCCATGGGGTTTTTGGTGGCTGGACTTATATGCCAGCCAGAGCAGCTATCAGCAGCACGTGCAGGGGGACTGGGCTAGCTGGAGGTTAAATAACAAAAACCATTATCTCAGCGCGCAGCTGAACTACCTTATCTCCCAAACGGTTAGTCAAAAATATACCTTTGGACTGCAAATCTTCAATATGGGGGCACGCTACGCTTTTAATGAAATAGAACTGGAAAGCATGAATAAAAAAAATTCTGGCTGGAAAGCGATTTTAGAGAATCAGTACAAATTTAATAATACTGCGATCAACACCCGCCTGAGCTACCAGCATAAAATGCCCTGGTTCGGCAGTAGCAACACCCCGGACAGGCAGATTGATCTGATCGACAAGCAGGGAAGAATCGTAGGAATAGACCTTCAGTCATCGACCAACTTTATCCTCCAGGGGCATTACTTTAACTATTCCCCCCATTTTAATCTACAGCTCACACCAGACAGACTCTCAACGTTAGATCGCTTCGCTATAGGTAATCGCTGGACCGTACGCGGTTTTGATGGCGAGTTAAACCTACAGCAAAATCAGGGCTGGTACTGGCGCAACGATCTCAGCTGGATAATACCAGGCAGGGCTTTCCAGCCTTATGCAGGTTTAGACATTGGGCAGGGTATTGGCGGAGGAGAGCGTGCCAACTACTCAGGGAAAATGCTTGCCGGCGGCGTCGTTGGACTGCGTGGATGGCTATGGAATACCGGCTTCGATCTTTTTGCCGGTGTACCTCTGGCGCGTCCGGATGGCTTCCATACGGATTCACTCATGCTCGGCTTTTCACTGCAATGGAGGTATTAA